The region GTACGTGGCTACGACTAACGAGGGCAGTTTGTGGAACGCAGCGAAAGCTTCGACTTCACCGTGGCACTGCAGGActggacgcggcgccgcaAGTCGGAACAGGCGGGCCCGTCGAGAGACGAGTCCGCGGGGCCATCTCCGCACCTGCCAGCCGGACCGCGGCAAGATTTCTCGTTGTCCAAAGGCGAGACCCTGCATATTCCTATGCCGAGCCATGCACTACCGCTCTCTGCTCccgcagcgtcgacggGCTTTGTGCTaccaccgccaccgccgccctCCAGTAGTCACCGAACGAGATCATAACATACATAGAATACCGCCTACTTCTTTTTTTGCTCTTCGTTGGCTTCCTTCGCCAGGGAGCGCATAATCGTGAGGGGTCCTTTCTGCGCGCGACCCGCCATTTCCTtctcgatgcgcgaggtGGACGAAGCGGTATTTTTCTCAAGTCAGTGTGTCGAACGTACCCGCTTCTGGATGGCCTCCGAAAGAGCCGACTGCTTTTTcggcgcgatgcgcttgcCTACCTTGGGTTTGGCCTGCGTGGACGACTTGCCTTTGGCAGGTGTCGGCCGCTTGAGCGGCTTGAAGCCTTGGGTCATGGCGGCGCCAGGGACAAATGGGCCCAAAACTCGCCACCTTTTTTTTTGGCCACGCTTCTCCACTCACTTCGGCATGTTCCACCTGCTCCAGGCAGGCCTGGAGCGCGTGCTGGCGCCGGATCACTACGGCACACTGATCGGGGGCTTTGTGTTGCTGCTCCTAATACATACATGGGCGAAGGGCCCGTCGCTCCTTGCGCGCGAAGAGCGGCTTGAGGCGCAGGAGCAACGAGCCCATGAGCGCCATCCGGACGCACAGCCGTCAACCCCGCCGCGTCTGCGGGACATGGCGGGGCGCGTAGTGTTGATTGGCACGGGGGGCATGACGCCGATCGGTGTGGTGGTGATTGCCATGCTTGCGAACCAAGGCGCACATGTTGTTGTACTTGTGCCGGACTTGGCCGCTGACGATGTCGTCCAGATGatcctgctgctgcgtgaAAGCACACGGAACGAGAATATCTTTGCCGAGTCGTGCGATATAGCTGACATGCACTCGATTTCCTCGTTCTCACAGCGCTGGTTCGAGGGCAAGCGCACGTATGGACTGGCTGGCACGCCCACGTCCGAAACGCATCGACTCGACGCCGTGGTCTTTCTGCCCACGCAGCAGGGCACGACGCCCATCGGCGTTTCGCGGGACGAGTCCTATACGTACCATGTGCTGGGCCCCTTCCATCTGCTTTCGACACTGCTCCCGAGTCTGCAGCGGCAGCCACCGAgtcgcgacgtgcgcatcgtcaGTGCGATTAGCCCATGGTACGCCGCGGGTCTAGGCCGCTTTGGCACGATTCAGCAGCCCTACACCAAGCCGATATTTGAGCCATGGACGTTCCTGGGAGCATCGGCCATGCATGAGCTCATCCTCGCGCGCGAATGGCAGCGCAAGCTGgacgccatggccgcgtcCGATGCACGCCCCCCGACTAAGCTCCCTGGCATCGACGACCAGGTGCCCCGCCTGCCCCGCAGTCATATCTCTTCCGTGCTGGTGTGCCCTGGCTTTGATCTCGCATCACAGCTCTCTGCCTTCTTTTCTACAGCACAAGTGTCTTCGACGGCCCACGCCATCGCTCTATGGGTGGTGTGGCTTCTCGTGTATCCTCTCCTTTGGGTCGTCGGTCGTCCGACGCACATGGCAGCCGAAGCTGTGGTCTGGGCCATCTGCACGCGTCTGGCCAAAGAGTCGAGCACAGGCGGCATACGACCCGGCCAGCTGTACCGCGAAGGCCGTCTTCTCGTGCCGGAAGAGCCTCGCTCCTGCCGTGGCgcaagcggcgcagccgcccTGTGGACCTCGACGGAGGCGGCCGTTCAGGCGCGACTCACAGCCGCACCAAAGACACACTAGCCGCCCGCACAGGCGTCTCTGTCATGGCGGGGCGGACAAgcacgagccgctcgagcggcacgcgaTTGCGTTTCCAACGGCCCCATgtgggtggcggcggcggcacgcgtcgccgctcgagctcgagccATGCCTCCAGGTCCATGGCGCCGATCGCACGGCCATGACCTGTTGCGAGTGCGTAGTGTCCCGTCGTGACGGCACCGACagccgagctgcgcgcgactGGCGTGGCCTCCAGTGTCTGTAGCTCTTGCCGCGCGATGGTTTTTCGCGATGTCGGCGGATCCAACGCCGCGCGCCACTGCGGCAGCAGGTCTGCCTccggcacatgcatcgTAGCATTCTCATCAAacgcgcctcggcggcatgcgACGAGCAGGACAAGCACCATCGGCCGGATCcgcggcgagcgcgggATCCGTGTGGGGGCTGGCAGAATCACCGGCCTCGTGGGCTCGGCACGGCCCAACGTGGtccacagcgccgcgccccCAAACGCATAGGCGAggccctcgtcgtcgaggcggaCGCGCTTCGCTGGCGGACGCGCGTGCCActgtgccgcgcggcgagcgcgaccCGCCTCTGCCAGGGCCATGTACGCAGGGTGTCCGACCCAGTCGTACGGAAACAGCGGGAGGCCCAAATTCAGGTAcagctcacgcagctgctcctgTCCTACGACCAGCGCACTGGCTCTGGCAAGCGCGTGCAAGTATATCGCGCCCCATCCGCGCGGCACCAGGAGCGTGTAGCCAAACATGTGCCCTGGGCCGGGCGACGGCTCGATGCTTCGCTGTATAAGCATCATAGTCAGGGTATCTTGGGTGCCGTGAGCCCGAGTGTCACcacgcgcgcggcggcgatcGATCGAGGCCGTCGTAGCAGGCAGGGCGTGCCTGCAGGAGAAGAAGCGCGCATCCGTGTAGcgcggcacatcgtcgTCACAGAGCGAGGCGATgggaggcgcaggcggcacATTTGGCGCATCCAAGCGGGGATCTGTCACATCGCATGTCAAGACAGTGTGAGGGGGCAGCAGCGTAggcgactcgagcgccgctcgcagcatggcgctctGTGCGGGCACGGCCGACTCGGCTGGGTGCAGGACACGGCGCAAGATATGAGCAGACCGGTGGCCCATGAGGTCGAATATATTCCAGCCATCGGTCGTGgccagcgtcgtgcctCGCGCGTGGGGCGTGGCCGGTGGGCGCTGCGAGGCATCGCTGTGCCACACGCCCGCAGCTACGGCGGGCGACGGTGCCATGTCGACTTGGTGCGCCTGGATGTCGACGTGCCTGTCCCAGCGCTGCGGAATCGGACCAGTTCGTCGGCACTGCAGTGCATCATGCGCCTTTTggagcgcacggcgcacgtCCTTCGACGCAGCAGGATGCACGAAGAGAAGGCATGCACGGCGCGTgcggccgacgacgcgcggaATCCACAGCACCTGGACGGGACAGATGGCCTGCTTCGCCAGAAGGATCGTGTGGCACAGCTGGGCGCCGCTGGTCCACGACGTCTCCCACccatgctcggcaccggCCCTAGCTAGAAAGAGCTGGAGCCGCGACGTCGCATccgcgacgcggcgcgctctCGCACACACGTAATACACACTGGTATAGCTAGCGTCATGCACGGTCGCCTGGGCGGTTTGGCGCCACGTCGTTCGGAAGCTCTTGTGGTGCGGCGACTCCGCTAGGCAAAAGCCAAAGCGGCCAGCTCCACCATCCGACGTGCCTTTTTCGCCACTCATGCGGAAGCGCTTGGCATGCCACAGGTGCGTTTCCAGCCAACGTCGGccagcgcgagctgcgcgcgcctTCAATGACGCACGTCGGCGGACGTACGCATGAAGCGTGCGTTCtggcatgcgtcggcgcattTCGCTGCGGGTCATCGCCGCCGTATTCGATGCCcgcagctcggcgcgcgccttgtTGCGTAGTCGACGAGGCAGACGCAGCACATTGTGCGAcgccgctcggcggcgcaggtgccgcggcaagagctgccaggcgcgcgtgtTGGTCGCTGCACGCGCCTGATTCAtcgcgcgatgcagcgcgagaATATCCGACTTGCGCGCCGCTATTAGCTCATCGATGTCTAAATGCGTGCTGAtcgggcgcggcggcactACCACCATGGCATGGGCATGTCGCGCCCGCTTAGCATCCCccggcacggacgacgGCCCATCCGCCGCTCGCTTCATGGCGCAAGATCAAGAACGACGGCGGTTAGTCAGAGAATGACGTCACCCCTGGGTCCCACCGCTCCACCGCCCGGCCAGGCGAGCAGCTAGCGGCCTTGTGACCACCATGTGGAAAAACCTCTTCgccaagtcgtcgtcgaaAGACCGACAGCACCAGCAGCCACCGCAACAACGCGAGCATAGCGCGCCTGTGCACCAcgctcagcagcgacacgcggcgcgtcaggACGTCGGCATGCCCGGCTCGTCGCTCCCGATGTACGCCCAGCCGACCAAGAAGCACAAGGTCCAGCCCCCAAGCTGCACCACCATCGATGTGGCCGGCACGCCCGTAAATGTGTACGGCCTCTCGGAGCTATCGCGAGGATCGAATGGCGCGGCACCAGAGGTATGCATCACGTTCCACATGCACGGCCGCACgggctcggcacgccgagAACACGACCTGGTCCGTGAGCTGTGGCAAAATGCTGTAGGCGAGCGCGAAGGCTTACAGGGTGCGCACCGAGTGCGCGATCTGATCATCGTGAGTCTCGACCAGCGCAACCACGGACATCGCACCACGAACGAGCTCGGTCAGCGCACATGGAAAGAGGGCAACCCGACGCACGGCATCGACCAGTATGCCATGTACCACGGCACGGCCATGGACGTGTCCTACCTCATGGACTTGCTGCCTGCCTATCTGTTCCCGAatggcgagcgcatcgtgtcCCTCTTTGCCGTCACAGGCAAGTCCATGGGTGGCCACGCCGCCTGGCACGTCCTGGCACACGATCCACGGGTCCGTGTGGGTGTGCCCTTCATCGGTATGCCAGACTACGAAAAGCTCTTGGCACAGCGCACCAAGACGTCGAATGTCAACGACGGCCCTCCTCAGGTGCCGGACAcactgcgtgcgctcattCGCCGGATCGATCCGGCGAAGCAGCCATACCGCGAGGCCAGTCCGTCGAATCCGTTCTTTGGCAAGAAGATCTGCATTTGCTGCGGCGAGGATGATAAGCTCGTGCGTTTTAGCTTCTCGGAAGAGTTCATCCGAGGCCTTGTCGTGGCACCACCGAATTCGGAGGAGGCGCGCCGTAGTCTCGAGGTGTTTGTGCAGCCGAACACCGGCCACAAAGTCACGTCCGAGATGCTGGCTCTCGGTGGCCGCTGGCTTGCTCAGTGGGCACTGGCCTACTAGGGCTGTCTGTGCAAGTACCTATGTGCTGGTCAGCCATGCCGAGATGAAGGCGAGCATATCGTGATGCAGAGCTTGAATCCTGCGCGGCTCTGAGTCGAGTGACTGAGGATAAGCCATCATGTCGCACGCATGCCAGCAGTTCGCAACCCACTTGTACGGACGCTGCAGCGTATCGCGTCGTTCGGCACCACCATGCACGGTCACAGGCAGCCAAGGGTCATACTCAAAGTCGAGAAACGCAAGTCGATCCATACTCAGGTCAAGGCCCCCGAAAGCATTGACAGCGGTCGTATTCGGTGCAGAGGGAATGGCATGCACTCCCTGGACAAATCCCTCCCGACATGGCTTCGTGAAGTAGTCGTGCGAAAGGAGCAGCGACATGAGGCGCGGGCCGCTCGATGAAGCCACTTGGAAAAAACCAAACTCTGTACACGTCTGGTATGTCCATGCTTTGCTCGATGTCAGCGTGCCGTGGTCCTCGCGAAAGCACTGCATGTCCCCATCAATGTTGGTAAATCCTGTGCTGCGATCCATGCTCCGTAGAGCGTAGGCATACATGAGCAGCTCCATCGGCACGTCAGCCAATGTACGAATCTGGTCAGGAAACGCGCGTCGGAGCTGCTCTGCCTGCGCCGGGTCTGTGAGCCTAGCGCAAAATGCGTGCCATGGATTCATCGCCTTGGGGACGATCCAGCTTTGGCCTTGGAACAGGCCCAACACACTCGCAAAGGCGTTCGCCACATCACGTACGCTGCCTTTGCGTGACACGTTGGCCACATAGAGCAAGGCGTGCAGCCTGCCATCATCGGTGGTGAGCAGTGCGTCCAGGGCGCGGATCGCCGTGTCAATGGCTGCAATACACGTCGGCGGTGTGCCCTGCACAATCGCATCGCTATACTGGGGGAGGGCATCTATGGCGTGCACCACACCCGAGCTGCTAATCGCGCCAAACACCAGGTCCGGGTAGAGTGTCCGCATGAacgcagcacgcgcgccagcgTACGACGAGCCATAGTAAATGAAACGCAACTCGGCGTCACGGGGCACACCTTCCAGCTGGACTTGGCGCAGAAAGCGCGCCGAATCAGCGAGCGACTGCCGCAATGTGAGCCACTGCAATTGGTCCGTGCCCCAATGGTCACTGTGCCCCAACTCCGACAAACGCGGCTTGGACTGACCGTAGTAGCGATGCTCCAAAGCGATGCCAATCCCACCGGTGGCATTCCAGATGGCAGGAAATATTGTGTACGGCAACACGTGCGGGAACGAAGAGATGCTATCCTCACCGCCATCGTACACAAATACCG is a window of Malassezia restricta chromosome III, complete sequence DNA encoding:
- a CDS encoding oxidoreductase, short chain dehydrogenase reductase family, producing the protein MREVDEAVFFSSQCVERTRFWMASERADCFFGAMRLPTLGLACVDDLPLAGVGRLSGLKPWVMAAPGTNGPKTRHLFFWPRFSTHFGMFHLLQAGLERVLAPDHYGTLIGGFVLLLLIHTWAKGPSLLAREERLEAQEQRAHERHPDAQPSTPPRLRDMAGRVVLIGTGGMTPIGVVVIAMLANQGAHVVVLVPDLAADDVVQMILLLRESTRNENIFAESCDIADMHSISSFSQRWFEGKRTYGLAGTPTSETHRLDAVVFLPTQQGTTPIGVSRDESYTYHVLGPFHLLSTLLPSLQRQPPSRDVRIVSAISPWYAAGLGRFGTIQQPYTKPIFEPWTFLGASAMHELILAREWQRKLDAMAASDARPPTKLPGIDDQVPRLPRSHISSVLVCPGFDLASQLSAFFSTAQVSSTAHAIALWVVWLLVYPLLWVVGRPTHMAAEAVVWAICTRLAKESSTGGIRPGQLYREGRLLVPEEPRSCRGASGAAALWTSTEAAVQARLTAAPKTH
- a CDS encoding ribonuclease P/MRP protein subunit POP1 → MKRAADGPSSVPGDAKRARHAHAMVVVPPRPISTHLDIDELIAARKSDILALHRAMNQARAATNTRAWQLLPRHLRRRAASHNVLRLPRRLRNKARAELRASNTAAMTRSEMRRRMPERTLHAYVRRRASLKARAARAGRRWLETHLWHAKRFRMSGEKGTSDGGAGRFGFCLAESPHHKSFRTTWRQTAQATVHDASYTSVYYVCARARRVADATSRLQLFLARAGAEHGWETSWTSGAQLCHTILLAKQAICPVQVLWIPRVVGRTRRACLLFVHPAASKDVRRALQKAHDALQCRRTGPIPQRWDRHVDIQAHQVDMAPSPAVAAGVWHSDASQRPPATPHARGTTLATTDGWNIFDLMGHRSAHILRRVLHPAESAVPAQSAMLRAALESPTLLPPHTVLTCDVTDPRLDAPNVPPAPPIASLCDDDVPRYTDARFFSCRHALPATTASIDRRRARGDTRAHGTQDTLTMMLIQRSIEPSPGPGHMFGYTLLVPRGWGAIYLHALARASALVVGQEQLRELYLNLGLPLFPYDWVGHPAYMALAEAGRARRAAQWHARPPAKRVRLDDEGLAYAFGGAALWTTLGRAEPTRPVILPAPTRIPRSPRIRPMVLVLLVACRRGAFDENATMHVPEADLLPQWRAALDPPTSRKTIARQELQTLEATPVARSSAVGAVTTGHYALATGHGRAIGAMDLEAWLELERRRVPPPPPTWGRWKRNRVPLERLVLVRPAMTETPVRAASVSLVRL
- a CDS encoding serine carboxypeptidase — encoded protein: MGPLFWLGCLAWLLVQVMCAKVEVHHGHGVIKNTYAVHGTTSHRWAWWTEHTMLQPLDHYDNSTQATFEQRYFVFMDQYRAGAQKRRKLNGKDVVPVFVYDGGEDSISSFPHVLPYTIFPAIWNATGGIGIALEHRYYGQSKPRLSELGHSDHWGTDQLQWLTLRQSLADSARFLRQVQLEGVPRDAELRFIYYGSSYAGARAAFMRTLYPDLVFGAISSSGVVHAIDALPQYSDAIVQGTPPTCIAAIDTAIRALDALLTTDDGRLHALLYVANVSRKGSVRDVANAFASVLGLFQGQSWIVPKAMNPWHAFCARLTDPAQAEQLRRAFPDQIRTLADVPMELLMYAYALRSMDRSTGFTNIDGDMQCFREDHGTLTSSKAWTYQTCTEFGFFQVASSSGPRLMSLLLSHDYFTKPCREGFVQGVHAIPSAPNTTAVNAFGGLDLSMDRLAFLDFEYDPWLPVTVHGGAERRDTLQRPYKWVANCWHACDMMAYPQSLDSEPRRIQALHHDMLAFISAWLTST